One Polaribacter sp. KT25b DNA segment encodes these proteins:
- a CDS encoding Crp/Fnr family transcriptional regulator, which yields MTNYIELTNFIKKNINIEDDDLKIVLSYFKTIKKKKHEILLSNGKNSQVSYFVKKGCLRLFYLDEEGKDVTRYIAFENQFATELVSFITKQPAQETIQVIENSELLYITHEDFRHLMKTIPKWKDFYSIYLEKAYVNNSKRLISFTTLDASERYKQLFKINPNIVKRLPNKIVASYINISQETLSRIKSKI from the coding sequence ATGACAAACTATATTGAACTTACAAATTTCATAAAAAAGAATATTAACATTGAAGATGACGATTTAAAAATTGTGCTGTCTTATTTTAAAACAATAAAAAAAAAGAAACATGAAATTTTACTTTCTAACGGAAAAAATAGTCAAGTTAGTTATTTTGTAAAAAAAGGTTGTTTAAGACTATTTTACTTAGATGAAGAAGGTAAAGACGTAACGCGTTATATTGCTTTTGAAAATCAATTTGCAACAGAACTTGTTAGTTTTATAACAAAGCAACCTGCTCAAGAAACTATTCAAGTTATTGAAAATAGCGAACTTTTATACATCACCCACGAAGATTTTAGACATCTCATGAAAACTATTCCCAAATGGAAAGATTTTTATAGTATCTATTTAGAGAAAGCGTATGTAAATAATTCTAAAAGATTAATTTCTTTTACTACGCTAGATGCATCAGAACGATATAAACAATTATTTAAAATTAATCCAAATATTGTTAAACGTTTACCAAATAAGATTGTAGCTTCTTACATTAATATATCACAAGAAACTTTAAGTAGGATAAAATCTAAAATCTGA
- a CDS encoding radical SAM protein: MSINTLLITPPFTQLNTAYPATAYIKGFLDSKNVKTEQLDLSIELFTAVFTKEFIDAIFKQAAMLGNKELPLVWKQKEEYINKVDAVMNYLRVQEVTAAYQIVHKDFLPHGHRRIKLDKDLTTEFGKLGILDKAKHIATLFVEELGDFINVNVDEFFSFTRYAEQIGRAASSFDELDECLQFETTLIEDEMLYLLDEKLQQKNINLVCFTIPFPGNLFSALRCAQFIKQNYPNIKIGFGGGYCNTELRRLSDTRIFNFVDFITLDDGEGPLLRITEFLDGKIGEEQLERTYICKNDTVIYQNKLPNTIFHHKNLPAPSYVGLPTEKYLSFLDVMNPMHRMWSDGKWNKLTISHGCYWKKCSFCDVNLDYISNYQNTTSDDLVDKIEKIISETGITGFHFVDEAAPPKMLRALANKLIERKVYITWWTNIRFEKTFDAELCALLSKSGCIAVTGGLEVASDRLLDKMKKGVDIGQVARVTKAFANENIMTHAYLMFGFPTETAQETIDSLEVVRQLFQNNCIQSAFWHQFACTSHSPVGKNPDEFQINIIGPEFKGFAENDLYHEDPTGAEHHLYSEGLNLALNNYLNHKGFEIPIHEYFNFKVPRVTLKSNLIKEYLDK; the protein is encoded by the coding sequence ATGTCTATAAATACACTTTTAATAACTCCGCCCTTTACACAATTAAATACTGCGTATCCTGCAACTGCATATATTAAAGGTTTTTTAGATTCTAAAAATGTAAAAACCGAGCAATTGGATTTAAGTATTGAGTTGTTTACAGCAGTTTTTACCAAAGAGTTTATAGATGCAATTTTTAAACAAGCAGCAATGTTGGGCAATAAAGAGTTGCCTTTGGTTTGGAAACAAAAAGAAGAATACATCAATAAGGTAGATGCTGTTATGAATTATTTGCGTGTGCAAGAAGTTACTGCTGCGTATCAAATTGTACATAAAGATTTTTTACCTCACGGACACAGACGCATAAAATTAGATAAAGATTTAACAACCGAGTTTGGGAAATTAGGAATTTTAGATAAAGCCAAACATATTGCAACGTTGTTTGTAGAAGAATTGGGCGATTTTATAAATGTAAATGTCGATGAGTTTTTCTCTTTTACACGCTATGCAGAACAAATTGGTAGAGCAGCTTCTAGTTTTGATGAGTTAGACGAATGTTTACAGTTTGAAACAACTTTGATAGAAGACGAAATGCTGTATTTGTTGGATGAAAAATTACAACAAAAAAATATTAATTTAGTGTGTTTTACAATTCCGTTTCCTGGGAACTTATTTTCTGCTTTGCGATGTGCGCAGTTTATAAAACAAAATTATCCAAATATTAAAATTGGTTTTGGTGGAGGTTATTGTAACACCGAATTAAGACGTTTGTCTGATACTAGAATTTTTAATTTTGTAGATTTTATTACTTTGGATGACGGAGAAGGTCCGTTATTAAGAATTACCGAATTTTTAGACGGAAAAATAGGAGAGGAGCAATTAGAAAGAACGTATATCTGTAAAAATGATACAGTTATTTATCAGAATAAATTACCAAATACTATTTTTCATCATAAAAATTTACCAGCGCCAAGTTATGTTGGTTTGCCTACAGAAAAATATTTGTCTTTTTTAGATGTCATGAATCCGATGCACAGAATGTGGTCTGATGGAAAATGGAATAAACTCACAATTTCTCATGGTTGCTATTGGAAAAAATGTTCTTTTTGTGATGTAAACCTAGATTATATCAGTAATTATCAAAATACAACTTCGGATGATTTGGTTGATAAAATTGAAAAAATAATATCAGAAACAGGAATTACAGGTTTTCATTTTGTAGATGAAGCTGCGCCGCCAAAAATGTTGAGAGCTTTGGCAAACAAATTGATTGAGCGCAAAGTGTATATTACTTGGTGGACAAACATCCGTTTCGAAAAAACTTTTGATGCTGAATTGTGTGCTTTATTATCAAAATCTGGTTGTATTGCTGTAACTGGTGGTTTGGAAGTTGCATCCGACAGGTTGTTAGATAAAATGAAAAAAGGAGTAGATATTGGTCAGGTTGCTAGAGTTACGAAGGCTTTTGCAAACGAAAATATAATGACACATGCGTATTTAATGTTTGGTTTTCCAACAGAAACGGCACAAGAAACGATTGATTCTTTAGAAGTTGTACGTCAATTATTTCAAAATAATTGTATTCAATCTGCTTTTTGGCATCAATTTGCGTGTACAAGTCATAGTCCCGTTGGTAAAAATCCTGATGAATTTCAAATCAACATAATTGGTCCAGAATTTAAAGGTTTTGCAGAAAACGATTTGTATCACGAAGATCCAACAGGAGCAGAGCATCATTTATACAGTGAAGGTTTAAATTTGGCTTTAAATAACTACTTAAATCACAAAGGTTTTGAAATTCCGATTCACGAATATTTCAATTTTAAAGTTCCTAGAGTTACTTTAAAAAGTAATTTGATAAAAGAATATTTAGATAAATAG
- a CDS encoding peroxiredoxin-like family protein: MKTLREQTDAKIAAGRNAKPDFMKGVDDIIEKAKAFEEGKNACKVGEKAPNFELPNPDGKLISLDTLLNNGPLVVTFYRGDWCPYCNLQLRALQARLSEIHDLGATLVAISPQVPDGSLTKSEISEMDFTVLSDQDAKVATQFGVAWEVPEFLAEHMRVDRNLDLEKINNGNGNVLPIPATFIVGKDGTVKWNYVNVDYRTRSEPEEIIEALKKLS; the protein is encoded by the coding sequence ATGAAGACTTTAAGAGAACAAACGGATGCTAAAATTGCAGCTGGACGAAATGCAAAACCTGATTTTATGAAAGGTGTTGATGATATTATTGAGAAAGCAAAAGCTTTTGAAGAAGGCAAAAATGCATGTAAAGTTGGAGAAAAAGCACCCAATTTTGAGCTTCCAAATCCTGATGGAAAATTAATATCGTTAGATACATTATTAAATAATGGTCCTCTTGTTGTTACATTTTATCGTGGAGATTGGTGTCCTTATTGCAATTTACAATTAAGAGCTTTGCAAGCAAGATTAAGCGAAATTCATGACTTAGGAGCTACTTTAGTTGCTATTAGTCCGCAAGTTCCTGATGGATCTTTAACAAAAAGTGAAATTAGCGAAATGGATTTTACTGTATTATCTGATCAAGATGCAAAAGTAGCCACACAATTTGGTGTTGCATGGGAAGTACCTGAGTTTTTAGCCGAACATATGCGAGTTGATCGTAATCTTGATTTAGAAAAAATTAATAATGGAAATGGTAACGTTTTACCTATTCCTGCTACATTTATAGTAGGAAAAGACGGCACAGTTAAATGGAATTATGTAAATGTTGATTACAGAACACGTTCTGAACCTGAAGAAATTATTGAAGCTTTAAAAAAGTTATCTTAA
- the ribB gene encoding 3,4-dihydroxy-2-butanone-4-phosphate synthase, which yields MIFTELETLQTIDKDSQERLEKALIHLQNGNGIILTDDKDRENEGDLIFSAHNMTIKQMALMIRKCSGIVCLCLTNEKADLLNLPYMVKENTSSFQTPFTISIEAKEGVTTGVSAKDRLRTIKVAANKNAKSNDLAKPGHIFPLRAKNNGVLERKGHTEGSVDLMKLADLKPEAVLCELMNDDGTMAKTDTISQFANEHNLIVLSIQDIIHYRKFVRDYK from the coding sequence ATGATATTTACAGAATTAGAGACATTACAAACAATTGATAAAGACAGTCAAGAACGTTTAGAAAAAGCATTAATACATCTTCAAAACGGAAATGGAATTATCTTAACTGATGATAAAGACAGAGAAAATGAAGGTGATTTAATATTCTCAGCTCACAATATGACCATTAAACAAATGGCATTAATGATAAGAAAATGTAGCGGTATAGTTTGCCTTTGTTTAACAAATGAAAAAGCAGATTTACTTAATTTACCATATATGGTAAAAGAAAATACAAGTAGTTTTCAAACACCTTTTACAATTTCTATAGAAGCAAAAGAAGGAGTTACGACAGGCGTTTCTGCTAAAGATAGATTAAGAACTATAAAAGTGGCTGCTAATAAAAATGCAAAAAGTAACGATTTAGCGAAACCTGGTCATATTTTTCCTTTAAGAGCAAAAAATAATGGTGTTCTAGAAAGAAAAGGTCATACAGAAGGTAGCGTAGATTTAATGAAATTAGCTGACTTAAAACCAGAAGCAGTTTTGTGTGAATTAATGAACGATGACGGAACAATGGCAAAAACTGACACTATTTCACAATTTGCAAATGAGCATAATTTGATCGTTCTATCCATACAAGATATTATTCATTATCGTAAATTTGTAAGAGATTATAAATAA